The Halopseudomonas sabulinigri genome window below encodes:
- the cmk gene encoding (d)CMP kinase gives MTEQAIPVITIDGPGGSGKGTIAGLLASRLGWNLLDSGALYRLLAFAAQNHGVSLTNEEALEALAAHLDVQFVAGDDAREQHIILEGEEVTRAIRTEAAGAGASQVAALPAVRAALLQRQRAFREAPGLVADGRDMGTVVFADAQLKVYLTASAEERAGRRHRQLLEKGEAANLASLLDEIVARDDRDMNRSVAPLRPAEDAILIDSTQMDIEEVLEMVHKEAQKRDLLN, from the coding sequence GTGACTGAACAAGCTATCCCGGTGATCACCATCGACGGCCCTGGCGGGTCCGGAAAGGGCACCATCGCCGGTTTGCTGGCCAGTCGGTTGGGCTGGAATCTGCTGGATTCCGGGGCCTTGTATCGGCTGCTGGCGTTCGCGGCGCAGAACCATGGTGTGTCGCTCACCAATGAAGAAGCGCTGGAGGCGCTGGCCGCGCATCTGGACGTGCAATTCGTCGCCGGCGATGACGCGCGCGAACAGCACATCATTCTCGAAGGTGAGGAAGTGACCCGTGCCATTCGCACTGAAGCCGCGGGTGCTGGCGCTTCCCAGGTTGCTGCCCTGCCGGCCGTTCGCGCGGCGCTGTTGCAGCGCCAGCGGGCTTTTCGCGAGGCGCCGGGCCTGGTTGCCGATGGTCGCGACATGGGTACGGTGGTGTTTGCCGACGCCCAATTGAAGGTTTATCTGACGGCCAGTGCTGAAGAGCGGGCCGGCAGGCGTCATAGGCAGTTGCTCGAAAAGGGTGAAGCTGCTAATCTGGCGAGTCTTCTCGATGAGATCGTTGCGCGTGACGATCGGGATATGAATCGCAGCGTTGCGCCTCTACGGCCGGCTGAAGATGCAATCCTGATTGACTCCACGCAAATGGACATCGAAGAGGTACTTGAAATGGTTCATAAGGAAGCGCAAAAGCGCGACCTGCTGAACTGA
- a CDS encoding LapA family protein, giving the protein MLWLKRALLIVVLLLVALATMDFMLENQQSTTLQFLEVQSPELPLSIYIVFSFILGSILGVFIGWLITTRLRLKLMVQSNELNRYRKEVDKLRTQAVKG; this is encoded by the coding sequence ATGCTATGGCTAAAGCGCGCGTTGCTGATCGTTGTATTGCTGCTGGTGGCATTGGCAACAATGGACTTCATGCTGGAAAACCAGCAATCCACGACGCTGCAATTTCTTGAAGTTCAGTCTCCTGAATTACCCCTGTCCATCTATATCGTTTTTTCCTTCATTCTCGGCAGTATTCTCGGTGTCTTCATTGGCTGGCTGATCACCACCCGCCTGCGCCTGAAGTTGATGGTGCAGAGCAATGAGCTGAACCGTTACCGCAAGGAAGTCGACAAGCTGCGCACCCAAGCTGTCAAAGGTTGA
- the ihfB gene encoding integration host factor subunit beta, whose protein sequence is MTKSELIERIVEQQGQLSAKDVELAIKTMLEHMSQALSTGERIEIRGFGSFSLHYRAPRVGRNPKTGDAVELEGKFVPHFKPGKELRDRVNESLENS, encoded by the coding sequence ATGACCAAGTCGGAGTTGATCGAGCGCATTGTCGAGCAACAGGGGCAGTTGTCGGCGAAGGATGTTGAGCTTGCGATCAAGACTATGTTGGAGCATATGTCTCAAGCGCTTTCTACTGGGGAACGGATAGAAATTCGGGGGTTTGGCAGTTTTTCGCTGCACTACCGCGCACCGCGGGTAGGGCGTAATCCGAAGACCGGTGACGCAGTCGAGCTTGAGGGCAAGTTCGTGCCGCATTTCAAGCCAGGCAAGGAGTTGCGTGACCGGGTTAACGAGTCGCTGGAAAACAGCTGA
- the rpsA gene encoding 30S ribosomal protein S1 has protein sequence MSESFAELFEESLKTLDMEPGSIITGIVVDIDSDWVTVHAGLKSEGVIPREQFLNDQGELTIEVGDEVHVALDAVEDGFGETKLSREKAKRAESWKVLEAAFAAEEIVKGVINGKVKGGFTVDVNTIRAFLPGSLVDVRPVRDTTHLENKELEFKVIKLDQKRNNVVVSRRAVLEAENSAEREALLETLQEGQVVKGIVKNLTDYGAFVDLGGVDGLLHITDMAWKRIKHPSEIVNVGDEIDVKVLKFDRERNRVSLGLKQLGEDPWVAITGRYPEGTRVTAKVTNLTDYGCFAELEEGVEGLVHVSEMDWTNKNIHPSKVVNVGDEVEVMVLDIDEDRRRISLGIKQCKMNPWEEFSSKFNKGDKISGSIKSITDFGIFIGLDGGIDGLVHLSDISWNEAGEEAVRRFKKGDEIETVILSVDPERERISLGVKQLEDDPFSNFVSLNEKGTIITGTVKEVDAKGAVITLADDIEGTLKASEISRDRVEDARNVLNEGDSVEAKIISIDRKSRVISLSIKAKDVEDEKEAIQDLRKQEMLAAGPTTIGDLIKQQMEGKGN, from the coding sequence ATGAGCGAAAGCTTTGCCGAACTTTTTGAAGAAAGCCTAAAAACCCTTGATATGGAGCCAGGCTCCATCATCACCGGTATCGTTGTGGACATCGACTCCGACTGGGTCACCGTTCACGCCGGTTTGAAATCAGAGGGTGTTATCCCACGCGAGCAGTTCCTGAACGATCAGGGCGAGCTGACTATCGAAGTGGGTGATGAGGTTCACGTTGCACTGGACGCCGTTGAAGACGGTTTCGGTGAAACCAAGCTGTCCCGCGAGAAGGCCAAGCGCGCCGAGTCGTGGAAAGTCCTCGAAGCTGCTTTCGCTGCAGAAGAAATCGTCAAGGGTGTTATCAACGGCAAGGTCAAAGGTGGCTTTACCGTCGACGTCAACACCATTCGCGCGTTCCTGCCAGGCTCTCTGGTTGATGTGCGTCCGGTTCGTGATACCACGCACCTGGAAAACAAAGAGCTGGAATTCAAGGTCATCAAGCTGGACCAGAAGCGCAACAACGTTGTCGTTTCCCGTCGCGCTGTCCTCGAAGCCGAAAACTCCGCCGAGCGCGAAGCTCTGCTGGAAACCCTGCAGGAAGGCCAGGTGGTCAAGGGTATCGTCAAGAACCTCACCGACTACGGCGCGTTCGTCGATCTGGGTGGCGTCGATGGCCTGCTGCACATCACCGACATGGCGTGGAAGCGTATCAAGCATCCGTCTGAAATCGTCAATGTTGGCGACGAGATCGATGTCAAGGTGCTGAAGTTTGACCGTGAGCGCAACCGCGTTTCTCTGGGTCTGAAGCAACTGGGCGAAGATCCATGGGTTGCTATCACCGGTCGTTACCCAGAAGGCACTCGCGTTACTGCCAAGGTCACCAACCTGACCGATTACGGCTGCTTCGCAGAGCTGGAAGAAGGCGTAGAAGGCCTGGTTCACGTATCCGAAATGGATTGGACCAACAAGAACATCCATCCTTCCAAAGTTGTCAATGTTGGCGACGAAGTAGAAGTTATGGTTCTGGACATCGACGAAGATCGTCGTCGTATCTCCCTGGGCATCAAGCAGTGCAAGATGAACCCATGGGAAGAGTTCTCCAGCAAGTTCAACAAGGGCGACAAGATCTCCGGCTCCATCAAGTCGATCACCGATTTCGGTATCTTCATTGGTCTGGACGGCGGCATCGATGGCCTGGTTCACCTGTCCGACATCTCCTGGAACGAAGCCGGCGAAGAGGCAGTACGCCGCTTCAAGAAAGGCGACGAGATCGAGACTGTTATCCTGTCTGTTGACCCAGAGCGCGAGCGCATCTCCCTGGGCGTCAAGCAGCTGGAAGACGATCCGTTCTCCAACTTCGTTTCCCTGAACGAGAAAGGCACCATCATCACCGGTACCGTCAAGGAAGTTGATGCCAAGGGTGCAGTAATTACCTTGGCCGACGACATCGAAGGCACTCTGAAAGCCTCCGAAATCAGCCGTGACCGTGTTGAAGATGCTCGTAACGTTCTGAACGAAGGCGACAGCGTCGAAGCCAAGATCATCAGCATCGACCGCAAGAGCCGCGTCATCAGCCTGTCTATCAAGGCGAAAGACGTAGAAGACGAGAAAGAAGCCATCCAGGACCTGCGCAAGCAGGAAATGCTGGCAGCTGGTCCGACCACCATCGGTGATCTGATCAAGCAGCAGATGGAAGGCAAAGGCAACTAA